A window of Actinopolymorpha sp. NPDC004070 contains these coding sequences:
- a CDS encoding acyl-CoA dehydrogenase family protein, with amino-acid sequence MNPTGRFATHTVANQPPPLAPYDALAADQALGEALARWGRPDLAADGGRLAEIGALTGSEQAREWAFDAHRHPPRLVTHDRYGERADEVEFHPSWHHLLGRAVGWGLHGAAWTSGEATPHLARAAGFYLWSQAEAGHGCPVSMTYAAVPALRAEESLSAGWTPLLCSTAYDPGLRPAPGKRGALAGMAMTEKQGGSDVRSNTTRAEPTGAGGEYALTGHKWFCSAPMSDVFLVLAQAPGGLTCFVLPRVLPDGIRNAVRLVRLKDKLGNRSNASAEVEFEGALASRLGPEGRGVATILSMVNATRLDCVLGSAALMRRAVGEAIWHAAHRWAFGRPLAGQPAMANVLADLALEQEAATTLAMRLAAATDAAATDPGERALLRIALPAAKYYVCKRASAVAAEALECLGGNGYVEESGMPMLFRESPLNSIWEGASSVQALDVLRALRREPDALTAWLGEIAPVRGADPRLDRAVEDLLTSLADLSEPEYAARRLAERIAVVFQGALLVRYAPAEVADAFCASRLGPAGCATFGTLPRGTGAAAIIDRAAPAAL; translated from the coding sequence ATGAACCCAACGGGCCGGTTCGCCACCCACACGGTGGCCAACCAGCCGCCGCCACTGGCACCGTACGACGCGCTCGCCGCCGACCAGGCGCTGGGTGAGGCGCTCGCCCGCTGGGGCCGGCCCGACCTGGCAGCCGACGGCGGGCGGCTCGCCGAGATCGGTGCGCTGACCGGGTCCGAGCAGGCCCGGGAGTGGGCGTTCGACGCCCATCGGCACCCGCCGCGCCTGGTCACCCACGACCGCTACGGCGAACGCGCCGACGAGGTGGAGTTCCACCCCTCCTGGCACCACCTGCTCGGCCGGGCGGTCGGCTGGGGACTGCACGGGGCGGCCTGGACCAGCGGCGAGGCCACGCCCCACCTGGCCCGGGCGGCCGGCTTCTACCTGTGGAGCCAGGCCGAGGCCGGGCACGGCTGCCCGGTGTCGATGACCTACGCCGCGGTGCCGGCCCTGCGCGCGGAGGAGTCCCTGTCCGCCGGGTGGACGCCGCTGCTGTGCTCCACCGCGTACGACCCGGGGCTGCGGCCGGCGCCCGGGAAGCGGGGTGCGCTGGCCGGGATGGCGATGACGGAGAAGCAGGGCGGGTCGGACGTACGTTCCAACACCACGCGGGCGGAGCCCACCGGCGCCGGCGGTGAGTACGCCCTGACCGGGCACAAGTGGTTCTGCTCGGCGCCGATGAGCGACGTGTTCCTCGTGCTGGCCCAGGCGCCCGGCGGGCTCACCTGCTTCGTGCTGCCGCGGGTGCTGCCCGACGGTATCCGCAACGCCGTCCGGCTGGTACGGCTGAAGGACAAGCTCGGCAACCGGTCCAACGCCTCCGCCGAGGTGGAGTTCGAAGGAGCACTGGCGAGCCGCCTCGGGCCGGAGGGGCGCGGCGTGGCGACGATCCTGTCGATGGTGAACGCCACCCGGCTGGACTGCGTACTCGGCTCGGCCGCCCTGATGCGCCGGGCGGTCGGCGAGGCGATCTGGCACGCCGCCCACCGGTGGGCGTTCGGCCGCCCCCTCGCCGGCCAGCCCGCGATGGCGAACGTGCTCGCCGACCTGGCGCTGGAGCAGGAGGCCGCGACCACGCTGGCGATGCGGCTCGCGGCGGCGACGGACGCGGCGGCCACCGACCCGGGCGAGCGGGCGCTGCTGCGGATCGCGTTGCCGGCGGCGAAGTACTACGTGTGCAAGCGAGCCTCGGCGGTGGCCGCCGAGGCGCTGGAATGCCTGGGCGGCAACGGGTACGTCGAGGAGTCCGGGATGCCGATGCTGTTCCGGGAGTCCCCGCTGAACTCGATCTGGGAGGGCGCGAGCTCGGTCCAGGCCCTCGACGTACTCCGGGCGCTGCGCCGAGAACCCGACGCACTGACCGCCTGGCTGGGCGAGATCGCGCCCGTCCGCGGCGCCGACCCGCGCCTGGACCGGGCAGTGGAGGACCTGCTGACCTCGCTCGCCGACCTGTCCGAGCCGGAGTACGCCGCCCGCCGCCTGGCCGAGCGGATCGCGGTGGTGTTCCAGGGCGCGCTGTTGGTGAGGTACGCCCCGGCCGAGGTGGCCGACGCGTTCTGCGCCTCCCGGCTGGGCCCGGCCGGGTGCGCGACGTTCGGCACGCTCCCCCGCGGAACCGGCGCGGCGGCGATCATCGACCGCGCCGCGCCTGCCGCGCTCTAA